A DNA window from Schlesneria paludicola DSM 18645 contains the following coding sequences:
- a CDS encoding prenyltransferase/squalene oxidase repeat-containing protein — MMVLISLLTSRVYAQAKPSRSFESHGQEFVTAETQRAINRGLAYLADNQNADGSYGKAGIYKSNVAVTALAGMAFLSAGHVPGRGQTSAHVDRSIDYILSRVGPTGFIRRENANEHGPMYGHGFATLFLAEVYGMTPKKEVREALKSATQLIINSQNKEGGWRYFPDGREADVSVTVCQMMALRAARNCGIAVPKSTVDQCVEYVRKCQNRDGGFRYQLAGPKTSDFPRSAAGVVVMYNAGIAEGREVERGLEYLLRSPPRGDLLRDDPHYFYGQYYAVQAMWHAGDDYWRAWYPSIRDELISRQAPDGSWIDSRINIEYGTAMACLILQMPNNLLPIFQR, encoded by the coding sequence ATGATGGTGTTGATCTCGTTGCTCACCTCGCGCGTGTACGCTCAGGCGAAGCCGTCCCGCTCATTTGAATCGCATGGACAGGAATTCGTCACCGCTGAAACGCAGCGTGCGATCAATCGCGGGCTTGCCTATCTCGCTGACAATCAAAATGCCGACGGCTCGTACGGGAAGGCCGGGATTTACAAGTCGAATGTCGCGGTCACAGCGCTGGCCGGAATGGCATTTCTTTCCGCCGGACATGTTCCTGGACGAGGTCAGACGTCTGCTCATGTCGACCGATCAATCGACTACATTCTGTCACGCGTCGGTCCCACGGGCTTTATCCGACGTGAAAACGCCAATGAGCATGGGCCGATGTACGGTCATGGGTTTGCGACGCTGTTTCTGGCCGAAGTCTATGGAATGACTCCGAAGAAAGAAGTGCGCGAGGCCCTCAAATCTGCGACCCAACTGATTATCAATTCGCAAAACAAAGAAGGCGGCTGGCGTTATTTTCCCGACGGGCGCGAAGCTGATGTGTCGGTGACAGTCTGTCAGATGATGGCGCTCCGTGCTGCTCGAAACTGCGGCATCGCCGTGCCCAAATCGACGGTCGATCAGTGCGTCGAATATGTTCGCAAATGTCAGAATCGAGACGGTGGATTTCGCTATCAGCTTGCCGGGCCCAAAACGAGCGATTTTCCACGATCGGCGGCGGGCGTCGTCGTGATGTACAACGCCGGCATCGCTGAAGGGCGTGAGGTGGAACGTGGGCTGGAGTATCTTCTTCGCTCGCCGCCGCGTGGTGACCTGCTTCGTGACGATCCGCATTATTTCTATGGACAGTATTATGCCGTGCAGGCCATGTGGCATGCCGGCGATGACTATTGGCGAGCCTGGTATCCGTCGATTCGAGATGAATTGATCAGCCGTCAGGCTCCGGATGGCAGTTGGATTGATTCCCGGATCAATATCGAATACGGCACGGCAATGGCCTGCCTGATTTTGCAGATGCCAAACAACCTGTTGCCAATTTTTCAGCGATAG
- a CDS encoding NPCBM/NEW2 domain-containing protein, with protein sequence MTFPIGLVIGCVILTQLLQTSFAAAADAAVITDIAGVRTTAAIQRMASDRLFLESEPLREMTLDMVRSIVFDHPLLAPTGGGACVWLANGDRIAARAVDIKNDALRVSWPVLEEAAIEPIPLERVSAVILDLPATIGERMRLFADLETLPPGNDVVMLLNGDRSLGEIQQLDAAFLELKSGNSVLKLDRSRIRALRMNPELTNAARVTGRRATLTLTDGSRLTTTSLEATSETLTLKSAAIKPLKLPWKDIHACHLYGGRLIPLSDYEPQKVEFTPYLSTMWPLVRNANVRYGPLTLRGMEYVSGLGTHSRMLVSYMLKGNESEFQTVVGIDDIANGAGSVVFAIDVDDQRVWMSPEITGKSAPVNVPSISLKGRKRLTLIVEFGQYADVSDYADWCDPVLLINAD encoded by the coding sequence GTGACCTTTCCGATTGGCTTGGTGATCGGCTGTGTCATTCTCACGCAACTGTTACAGACATCCTTCGCCGCTGCGGCGGACGCGGCGGTCATCACAGACATCGCGGGCGTGCGAACAACTGCCGCGATCCAGCGAATGGCCTCTGATCGGTTATTTCTTGAATCAGAGCCTCTTCGCGAAATGACGCTCGACATGGTGCGGTCGATCGTATTTGATCACCCCCTTCTAGCACCGACGGGGGGCGGCGCCTGCGTCTGGCTGGCGAACGGTGACCGAATCGCTGCCCGCGCGGTCGACATCAAGAATGATGCACTGAGAGTGAGCTGGCCGGTGCTTGAAGAGGCTGCGATCGAGCCGATTCCCCTTGAACGGGTTTCGGCCGTGATTCTTGATCTACCTGCCACAATTGGCGAACGCATGCGATTGTTTGCCGATCTCGAAACGCTTCCACCAGGTAACGACGTCGTCATGCTGCTCAATGGCGACCGGTCACTTGGGGAAATTCAGCAGTTGGACGCGGCGTTTTTGGAACTGAAATCCGGGAATTCGGTCTTAAAACTGGATCGCAGTCGGATTCGTGCCTTGAGAATGAATCCAGAGCTCACGAACGCCGCACGAGTCACCGGTCGCCGCGCGACCTTGACGCTGACCGATGGAAGTCGGCTCACGACGACCAGTCTCGAAGCAACGAGCGAGACTCTCACGCTGAAATCGGCGGCAATCAAGCCGCTGAAATTGCCATGGAAGGATATTCATGCGTGTCACCTGTACGGTGGTCGCCTCATTCCGCTCAGCGATTACGAGCCACAGAAGGTGGAGTTTACGCCGTACTTGTCCACGATGTGGCCCCTGGTCCGGAATGCGAATGTCCGATACGGACCATTGACGCTGCGCGGGATGGAGTATGTCTCGGGGTTGGGGACGCATAGCCGGATGCTCGTCAGTTACATGCTCAAAGGTAACGAAAGTGAGTTCCAGACAGTAGTTGGGATTGATGACATCGCCAACGGAGCGGGCAGTGTTGTGTTTGCGATTGATGTCGATGACCAGCGAGTCTGGATGAGTCCTGAAATCACTGGCAAATCGGCACCAGTGAACGTTCCGTCCATTTCGTTGAAGGGGCGGAAGCGTCTGACGTTAATTGTCGAATTTGGGCAATACGCCGATGTTTCGGACTATGCCGATTGGTGTGACCCTGTGTTGCTCATCAATGCCGACTAA
- a CDS encoding tRNA dihydrouridine synthase — protein MRIGHVAVAHPITLAPMEEHTNPPFRQLMKQYGASLVCGERIDACDIVKHDRRAMRLLSTSPGERPSVGQISGRDPHEMAEAAKIVESQGFSIVDLNFECPIRRLIGRGEGGALMADPAAIATIVAAVVRVVSIPVTLKIRSGPDGEHETAPEIARMAEDSGASAVDVHARSVAQSYVGGPDWSVVARVKDAVRIPVLGSGGIRVAADAIRFLKETNADGAAIGRGCLGNPWIFQQARSLAIGGAEMAPPSAAERARVLLQLVEGEFEYYGNHLALKRLPRTSCYFAKFLSNFKEFRTSIQQVRNVQDFRRLVREHFASAVPLASPVAVPD, from the coding sequence ATGCGCATCGGTCACGTTGCAGTCGCTCACCCCATCACGCTCGCTCCGATGGAAGAGCACACAAATCCTCCGTTTCGTCAGCTCATGAAGCAATACGGGGCCAGTCTCGTGTGTGGCGAGCGGATCGATGCCTGCGATATCGTGAAACACGACCGCCGGGCGATGCGGCTGCTTTCGACAAGTCCCGGAGAACGACCCTCGGTCGGACAAATCAGCGGCCGTGATCCGCATGAGATGGCAGAAGCGGCCAAGATCGTGGAATCACAGGGCTTTTCCATCGTTGATCTGAATTTCGAATGTCCCATTCGAAGGCTGATTGGTCGCGGTGAAGGTGGGGCCTTGATGGCCGATCCCGCGGCGATTGCCACGATTGTGGCGGCCGTTGTCCGAGTCGTCTCGATCCCGGTGACGTTGAAAATTCGTTCAGGTCCTGATGGAGAGCACGAAACCGCACCCGAGATCGCTCGAATGGCCGAGGATTCGGGGGCCTCCGCAGTGGACGTTCATGCTCGCAGCGTCGCACAGTCGTATGTCGGCGGGCCCGATTGGTCGGTCGTCGCGCGGGTGAAAGACGCCGTGCGAATCCCTGTTCTGGGGAGTGGAGGAATCCGCGTTGCTGCGGATGCGATTCGATTTCTAAAAGAGACGAATGCGGATGGTGCGGCAATCGGCCGTGGCTGCCTGGGAAATCCCTGGATCTTCCAGCAGGCACGTTCGCTGGCGATAGGCGGTGCGGAAATGGCTCCCCCTTCGGCGGCCGAACGAGCGCGCGTCCTGTTGCAACTCGTGGAGGGTGAGTTCGAGTATTATGGGAATCACTTGGCCTTAAAGCGTTTGCCAAGAACGAGTTGCTACTTTGCGAAGTTTCTCTCGAACTTCAAGGAATTTCGCACGTCGATTCAGCAGGTCAGGAACGTACAGGATTTCCGCAGACTCGTCCGCGAGCATTTTGCCTCGGCCGTGCCACTGGCGTCACCTGTCGCGGTACCGGACTGA